In Deinococcus sonorensis KR-87, a single window of DNA contains:
- the nirB gene encoding nitrite reductase large subunit NirB — MTHIPTRPRVLIIGNGMVGHRLTEDLHARQPQLSITVLSEERHVAYDRVQLSHYFDTPRPDLSLTTQGAYRDRGVHWVHERALDVDRARRVVHTATQRLPYDVLVLATGSVPFVPPLPNHDAAGCFTYRTLDDLDGMIAHASRVRHGTVIGGGLLGLEAAAALQKLGLDAAVVEFAPRLMPAQLDDAGGALLKDFIERMGIRVLTGAATQEVLTDGAGRVRGLRFADGTELDTGMVVFSAGIRPRDDLARQIGLAVGERGGIVVDDQCCTSDPHVYAVGECAVHQGRIYGLVAPGYQMARVAADSILGEPASFRGADMSTKLKLLGVEVGSFGDAFARTPGARELAIHDNVAGTYKKLVLSEDGTRILGGVLVGDTAQYGELSSLARDGEPLTVPAVSLLVPAVASPAAGGGNPTVCSCEGVRRSAICDAVKGGAHDIAALKGCTRAGTGCGGCLPNLKDLLNEQLALLGQAVDHSLCEHFQHTRQDLFDLIRVKGHRTWEEVLHHHGQGHGCEVCKPAVASILASQHNEYILGEPHAPLQDTNDAYLANIQKNGTYSVMPRVPGGEITPERLVVLGEVARKYGLYCKITGGQRIDLLGARLDQLPAIWGELVAAGFESGHAYGKSLRTVKSCVGSTWCRYGVQDSTTLAIQLELRYRGLRSPHKLKAGVSGCTRECAEAQSKDFGVIATERGWNLYVGGNGGVTPRHAQLLAQDLDEATLVQYLDRFLMYYIRTADRLQRTSTWLERMEGGIEHLRDVVVHDSLGLGAELEAAMARHVDTYHDEWAETLRDEARLRRFRHFINTDEPDDAIQWVTERDQPRPAFEHDLLELPMLAGD; from the coding sequence ATGACCCACATCCCCACCCGTCCGCGTGTTCTCATCATCGGTAACGGCATGGTCGGCCACCGCCTGACCGAGGACCTGCACGCCCGTCAGCCGCAGCTGAGCATCACGGTGCTGAGCGAGGAGCGGCACGTGGCCTACGACCGGGTGCAGCTCAGCCACTACTTCGACACCCCACGCCCGGACCTGTCGCTCACCACCCAGGGCGCCTACCGCGACCGGGGCGTGCACTGGGTCCACGAGCGTGCGCTGGATGTGGACCGGGCGCGGCGGGTGGTGCACACCGCCACGCAGCGGCTGCCGTACGACGTGCTGGTGCTGGCCACGGGCAGCGTGCCCTTCGTACCGCCGCTGCCGAATCACGACGCGGCCGGCTGCTTCACCTACCGGACCCTGGATGACCTGGACGGCATGATCGCCCACGCGTCCAGGGTGCGGCACGGCACCGTCATCGGCGGCGGGCTGCTGGGCCTGGAGGCTGCCGCCGCCCTGCAGAAGCTGGGCCTGGACGCGGCGGTGGTGGAGTTCGCCCCGCGCCTGATGCCGGCCCAGCTGGACGACGCGGGCGGGGCGCTGCTCAAGGACTTCATCGAGCGGATGGGCATCCGGGTGCTCACCGGAGCCGCCACTCAGGAGGTGCTGACGGACGGCGCGGGCCGGGTGCGCGGCCTGCGCTTTGCGGACGGCACCGAGCTGGACACCGGCATGGTGGTGTTCTCGGCCGGCATCCGCCCGCGGGACGACCTGGCCCGCCAGATCGGGCTGGCGGTGGGTGAGCGTGGCGGCATCGTGGTGGACGACCAGTGCTGCACCTCCGACCCGCACGTGTACGCCGTGGGCGAGTGTGCCGTGCATCAGGGCCGCATCTATGGGCTGGTGGCTCCCGGGTACCAGATGGCGCGGGTGGCCGCGGACAGCATCCTGGGCGAGCCCGCCAGCTTCCGGGGCGCCGACATGAGCACCAAGCTGAAGCTGCTGGGCGTGGAGGTGGGCAGCTTCGGCGACGCGTTTGCCCGGACGCCCGGCGCCCGCGAGCTGGCCATCCACGACAACGTGGCCGGCACGTACAAGAAGCTGGTGCTGAGCGAGGACGGCACCCGCATTCTGGGCGGGGTGCTGGTGGGTGACACCGCCCAGTACGGCGAGTTGAGCAGCCTCGCCCGGGACGGCGAGCCGCTGACGGTGCCGGCCGTCAGCCTGCTGGTGCCGGCGGTGGCCAGCCCAGCGGCAGGCGGCGGCAACCCCACCGTGTGCAGCTGTGAGGGCGTGCGGCGCTCGGCCATCTGCGACGCGGTGAAGGGCGGCGCGCACGACATTGCGGCGCTCAAGGGCTGCACGCGCGCCGGCACCGGCTGCGGCGGCTGCCTGCCGAACCTGAAGGACCTGCTGAACGAACAGCTGGCGCTGCTGGGGCAGGCGGTGGACCACAGCCTGTGCGAACACTTCCAGCACACCCGCCAGGACCTGTTCGACCTGATCCGGGTGAAGGGGCACCGCACCTGGGAGGAGGTGCTGCACCACCACGGCCAGGGTCACGGCTGCGAGGTGTGCAAGCCGGCGGTCGCCAGCATCCTGGCGAGCCAGCACAACGAGTACATCCTGGGAGAGCCGCACGCGCCCCTGCAGGACACCAACGACGCGTACCTCGCGAACATCCAGAAGAACGGCACCTACAGCGTGATGCCGCGCGTCCCGGGCGGCGAGATCACCCCGGAGCGGCTGGTGGTGCTGGGTGAGGTGGCAAGGAAGTACGGCCTGTACTGCAAGATCACCGGCGGGCAGCGCATCGATCTGCTGGGGGCGCGGCTCGACCAGCTGCCGGCCATCTGGGGTGAACTGGTGGCGGCCGGCTTCGAGAGCGGGCACGCGTACGGCAAGTCGCTGCGCACCGTCAAGAGTTGCGTGGGCAGCACCTGGTGCCGCTACGGGGTGCAGGACAGCACCACGCTCGCCATCCAGCTGGAACTGCGCTACCGGGGTCTGCGCAGCCCGCACAAGCTCAAGGCCGGGGTGTCCGGCTGCACCCGCGAGTGCGCTGAGGCGCAGAGCAAGGACTTCGGGGTCATCGCGACCGAGCGCGGCTGGAACCTGTACGTGGGTGGCAACGGCGGCGTGACGCCGCGCCACGCGCAGCTGCTCGCCCAGGACCTCGACGAGGCGACGCTGGTCCAGTACCTGGACCGCTTCCTGATGTACTACATCCGCACCGCCGACCGGCTGCAGCGCACCAGCACGTGGCTGGAACGGATGGAGGGCGGCATCGAGCACCTGCGCGACGTGGTGGTGCACGACTCGCTGGGCCTGGGCGCTGAACTGGAGGCCGCCATGGCCCGGCACGTGGACACCTACCACGACGAGTGGGCCGAGACGCTGCGCGACGAGGCCCGCCTGCGCCGCTTCCGGCACTTCATCAACACCGACGAGCCCGACGACGCGATCCAGTGGGTCACCGAACGCGACCAGCCGCGCCCAGCGTTCGAGCACGACCTGCTGGAACTGCCGATGCTGGCCGGGGACTGA
- the betC gene encoding choline-sulfatase, whose amino-acid sequence MATVQPNILMVMVDQMAHDVIGQLGHPAVSTPHLNRLVAGGVAFTNAYCNSPICVSSRTSLMTGRLVRQTRAYDNGSEFPASVPTFAHHLNRAGYRTILAGKMHFIGPDQLHGFQERLTTDISPAGFELTPDWRRGPYPNEGTSVNRLRYPPVRPWSLQLSYDEEVLHSALARLRQLQAEQQPFFMCASFSHPHDPFLVPQAYWDRYEDVPIPAPAAPGRPLHEHHPYNQWIQIHHEADRFPLAPEEVQQARRAYYAAVSYVDDLVGRLLGELERLGLSDTLVIFTSDHGEMLGEHGMWFKRTFHDPSVKVPLVLSLPGRFKAARRTEVVSLVDLTATLLEYAGVPDAEAQIARLDGNSLRPLLEETGGTWRNRAVSEYYSEGTIEPMLLLRTERHKFVYVHGHSPLLFDLDHDPLELHNLAAEAGNEALCRALREDLLQGLDVAVLKDEILHSQQERLLIVAATPTSAAWKYQAPTDVSRLYRRPTS is encoded by the coding sequence GTGGCGACGGTTCAACCCAACATCCTGATGGTCATGGTGGATCAGATGGCGCACGACGTCATCGGGCAGCTCGGGCACCCGGCGGTGTCCACGCCGCACCTCAACCGCCTGGTGGCGGGTGGCGTGGCCTTCACCAACGCGTACTGCAACTCACCCATCTGCGTGTCGTCGCGCACGTCCCTCATGACCGGCAGACTGGTGCGGCAGACCCGGGCCTACGACAACGGTTCCGAGTTCCCCGCCAGCGTGCCCACCTTCGCCCATCACCTCAACCGGGCCGGGTACCGGACGATCCTGGCGGGAAAGATGCACTTCATCGGGCCAGATCAGCTGCATGGCTTTCAGGAGCGGCTCACGACCGACATCTCCCCGGCCGGCTTCGAACTGACCCCGGACTGGCGGCGCGGTCCGTACCCGAACGAGGGCACCAGTGTGAATCGCCTGCGGTACCCGCCGGTTCGGCCCTGGAGCCTCCAGCTCTCCTACGACGAGGAGGTGCTGCACAGCGCCCTGGCCCGCCTGCGGCAACTGCAGGCGGAACAGCAGCCGTTCTTCATGTGCGCGTCCTTCAGCCATCCGCATGACCCTTTTCTGGTGCCGCAGGCGTACTGGGACCGGTACGAAGACGTGCCGATTCCCGCGCCCGCTGCACCCGGCCGGCCCCTGCACGAGCACCACCCGTACAACCAGTGGATTCAGATTCACCATGAAGCCGACCGCTTCCCCCTGGCCCCCGAGGAGGTGCAGCAGGCCCGCCGGGCGTACTACGCGGCCGTCAGTTACGTGGACGACCTGGTGGGCCGGCTGCTGGGCGAACTGGAGCGGCTCGGACTCAGCGACACGCTGGTGATCTTCACCAGCGACCACGGGGAGATGCTCGGGGAACACGGCATGTGGTTCAAGCGCACCTTCCACGACCCTTCGGTCAAGGTGCCGCTGGTGCTGTCGCTGCCCGGCCGCTTCAAGGCCGCCCGGCGCACCGAGGTCGTGTCGCTCGTCGACCTGACGGCCACCCTGCTGGAGTACGCCGGCGTGCCGGATGCCGAAGCGCAGATCGCCCGGCTGGACGGGAACAGCCTGCGGCCCCTGCTGGAGGAGACCGGCGGAACCTGGCGCAACCGTGCCGTTTCCGAGTATTACTCGGAGGGGACGATCGAGCCGATGCTGCTGCTGCGCACCGAACGCCACAAATTCGTCTACGTGCACGGTCATTCGCCGCTGCTCTTCGACCTGGACCACGATCCGCTGGAGCTGCACAACCTCGCCGCTGAGGCGGGGAACGAGGCCCTGTGCCGGGCGTTGCGGGAGGACCTGCTGCAGGGCCTGGATGTGGCCGTGCTAAAAGACGAGATCCTGCACAGTCAGCAGGAGCGGTTGCTCATCGTGGCGGCCACGCCGACCAGCGCGGCGTGGAAGTATCAGGCGCCAACCGACGTTTCGAGGCTGTACCGGCGCCCCACCTCCTGA
- a CDS encoding Gfo/Idh/MocA family protein: protein MTPAVRVGVIGLGAIGQSLLKAFTASSEVQVTAVCDVDASLADATAREVRASAWTDHRSMLGTVDLDLVYVAVPPKFHHAIALDVLAAGRHILCEKPLALTLSEARQMERSAQAAGVVHALNLPLHGDPGIETFRRLVEEGRLGRLRRAEVTLVFPQWPRGWQQNPWIGGREQGGPIREVGPHLLHVLLSVLGPVKRVWAHTEYPAHDPDACETAALGTLELEGGLLVTVSCLTNVPRPEQVSLTVYGAGGTAGLTNWATPVVAWGPGPLEPVPVEGPRVPAGERLVGALVSRVRGEAGDLVDFRMGVRIQALLDAWEHASATGSWVDVEPA from the coding sequence GTGACGCCGGCCGTTCGCGTCGGCGTGATCGGCCTGGGGGCCATCGGGCAGAGCCTGCTGAAAGCCTTCACGGCCAGCAGTGAGGTTCAGGTCACGGCCGTGTGCGACGTTGACGCCTCGCTCGCGGACGCGACCGCCCGCGAGGTCCGTGCCTCGGCCTGGACCGACCACCGGTCAATGCTCGGAACGGTTGACCTGGACCTGGTGTATGTCGCCGTGCCGCCGAAATTCCATCACGCGATCGCCCTGGACGTCCTCGCGGCGGGGCGGCACATCCTGTGCGAGAAACCGCTGGCGTTGACGCTCAGCGAAGCGCGGCAGATGGAGCGCTCAGCGCAGGCGGCGGGCGTGGTGCACGCGCTGAACCTGCCGCTGCACGGCGACCCGGGCATCGAGACATTTCGCCGGCTGGTCGAGGAGGGCCGCCTCGGACGCCTGCGCCGGGCTGAGGTGACGCTGGTGTTTCCGCAGTGGCCCAGAGGCTGGCAGCAGAACCCCTGGATCGGCGGGCGGGAACAGGGCGGGCCGATCCGGGAGGTTGGCCCGCATCTCCTGCACGTGCTCCTGTCCGTCCTCGGGCCGGTGAAGCGGGTCTGGGCGCACACCGAGTACCCCGCCCACGACCCTGACGCGTGTGAAACCGCCGCGCTCGGCACGCTCGAGCTCGAAGGCGGGCTGCTGGTCACGGTGTCGTGCCTGACGAACGTGCCCCGCCCCGAACAGGTCAGCCTCACCGTGTACGGCGCGGGGGGCACCGCCGGCCTGACGAACTGGGCCACGCCGGTGGTGGCGTGGGGGCCGGGACCGCTTGAACCGGTGCCGGTCGAGGGACCGCGGGTACCGGCCGGGGAACGGCTGGTGGGGGCGCTGGTGAGCCGCGTGCGGGGCGAAGCGGGCGACCTGGTGGACTTCCGAATGGGGGTGCGCATCCAGGCGCTGCTGGACGCCTGGGAGCACGCGTCGGCGACGGGCAGCTGGGTGGACGTCGAGCCAGCGTGA
- a CDS encoding TetR/AcrR family transcriptional regulator, whose protein sequence is MPHDPPTSKRRRGAALEQALIRAAADELLAAGYANFTMDQVARRAGTNKNALYRRWPSRAALAFAAYGQLAADHFTPPDTGDLREDILSIMRGANQHWASPLGEVLRGLLADLQRDPELLKQVQAMGAQSGAHLFLVVLNRAVARGEARPEALHPRVAGVALALLRHEYFMRGAPEVPDAVLAEIVDEVYLPLVRSR, encoded by the coding sequence ATGCCCCACGACCCCCCCACGTCCAAGCGCCGCCGAGGCGCCGCCCTCGAACAGGCCCTCATTCGCGCCGCCGCCGATGAGCTGCTGGCCGCCGGCTACGCGAACTTCACCATGGACCAGGTGGCGCGCCGCGCAGGCACCAACAAAAACGCGCTGTACCGCCGCTGGCCCAGCCGGGCCGCCCTGGCGTTCGCGGCGTACGGCCAGCTCGCCGCCGACCACTTCACGCCACCGGACACCGGCGACCTGCGCGAGGACATCCTCAGCATCATGCGGGGCGCGAACCAGCACTGGGCTTCTCCCCTCGGCGAAGTGCTGCGCGGCCTGCTGGCCGACCTTCAACGTGACCCGGAACTCCTGAAGCAGGTCCAGGCCATGGGGGCGCAAAGCGGCGCGCATCTGTTCCTGGTCGTCCTGAACCGCGCTGTGGCCCGGGGCGAGGCCCGCCCGGAGGCGTTGCATCCGCGGGTGGCGGGCGTGGCGCTGGCCCTGCTCCGCCACGAGTACTTCATGCGTGGCGCACCCGAAGTGCCAGACGCCGTGCTGGCCGAGATCGTGGACGAGGTCTATCTGCCACTCGTGCGTTCAAGGTAA
- a CDS encoding FAD-dependent oxidoreductase — translation MNQVKNVLMVGGGIAGLVAASMLRDRGVQVDMVELNRAWNAYGVGIIQQGNVVRAMAQAGLLDRYLSAGFPFEDVEFYSPDGVRRARIPGERLAGAAFPANLGVRRSALHDTLKEAALEKGTRVSLGVTVERFEQQDDHVDVTFTDGRSGRYDLVIGADGAYSRVRTLLFGERYRPQFVGQSVWRHNFPRTPDNDALQTFRDTQGNSAGLVPLSEHLMYLYLTTREPGNPFYPREALARLMRERLQHFVGRVAELREQITDPAEVVYRPMEVTFIEGDWFQGRVLLIGDAAHTTTPHLGQGAGMAIEDAVVLSLLLEEDQPVPQTLRAFMDRRYARAQYIQQQSLMICRAELENDHTLNHPKVIGEMLHYTAQRI, via the coding sequence ATGAACCAGGTGAAGAACGTACTGATGGTGGGCGGCGGCATCGCGGGGCTGGTGGCGGCCTCAATGCTGCGCGACCGTGGGGTCCAGGTGGACATGGTGGAGCTGAACCGCGCGTGGAACGCCTACGGGGTCGGCATCATCCAGCAGGGCAACGTGGTCCGGGCGATGGCGCAGGCCGGCCTGCTCGACCGGTACCTGAGCGCCGGCTTCCCCTTCGAGGACGTTGAGTTCTACAGCCCCGACGGCGTGCGGCGCGCCCGGATTCCCGGGGAGCGCCTCGCCGGCGCCGCATTCCCCGCGAACCTCGGCGTGCGCCGCTCGGCGCTGCACGACACCCTGAAGGAAGCCGCGCTGGAGAAAGGCACCCGCGTGTCCCTGGGCGTCACGGTGGAGCGGTTCGAGCAGCAGGACGACCACGTCGACGTGACGTTCACCGACGGCCGCTCTGGCCGCTACGACCTGGTGATCGGGGCGGACGGCGCGTACTCCAGGGTCCGCACGCTGCTGTTCGGGGAGCGCTACCGCCCGCAGTTCGTGGGCCAGTCGGTGTGGCGGCACAACTTCCCCAGAACGCCCGACAACGACGCCCTCCAGACGTTCCGAGATACCCAGGGCAACTCGGCTGGCCTGGTGCCGCTCTCCGAGCACCTGATGTATCTGTACCTGACCACCCGGGAGCCGGGCAACCCCTTCTACCCCAGGGAGGCGCTGGCTCGCCTGATGCGCGAGCGCCTGCAGCATTTTGTGGGGCGCGTGGCCGAGTTGCGCGAACAGATCACCGATCCCGCCGAGGTGGTGTACCGCCCGATGGAGGTGACGTTCATCGAAGGGGACTGGTTCCAGGGCCGCGTCCTGCTGATCGGGGACGCGGCGCACACCACCACCCCCCACCTGGGCCAGGGCGCGGGCATGGCCATTGAGGACGCGGTGGTGCTCAGCCTGCTGCTGGAAGAGGACCAGCCGGTGCCGCAGACGCTGCGCGCGTTCATGGACCGCCGTTACGCCCGCGCGCAGTACATCCAGCAGCAGTCGCTGATGATCTGCCGCGCGGAACTGGAGAACGACCACACCCTGAACCACCCGAAGGTCATCGGGGAGATGCTGCACTACACCGCGCAGCGCATCTGA
- a CDS encoding beta-galactosidase: MPDLGFQKIPYGGDWNPEQWDREVWHEDIRLFREAGIDLLSINIFAWTRLQPDEQSFDFSLLDELFTLLHDNGMRVCLGTGTAAHPAWMATRYPDILRVDAQGRKRKFGNRHNACPSSPTYRHFAPRLAGALAERYGQHPALSLWHISNEYSGACYCERCEVRFRAWLRAKYGSLDALNHAWNAQFWNQTISDWDEIVAPNVLTVQRDDRHTSLQGLSLDYMRFNSDNLLDTYLLEDRAIREHHPEAVITTNLMGAYRVLNYRAWAPHLDVIAWDSYPGPGQAPSRTAMMHSLMRGLKGGAPFLLMEQTPSQTNWMPYNSLKRPGVMRLQSFQAVAHGADAVMFFQMRRSPGAGEKFHGAVIEHHGRSDTRVFREVSALGAELQQLGRVTLGTRVCARTAVWFDWESWWASENSTGPSAALEYVEEVWKVYDALHAAHVAVDVVGPGSDLSGYRVLAAPVLYLLRPEDVSALHAFVAGGGTLLTTFLSGVADPSDRVFPGGAPGPLRDLLGLWVEEIDALAPDVRNRIVLQGALGALSGSYSCNLLFDIVRVEGAEVMATYGEDFYAGTPALTRHRVGQGQAWHLASSAEPAFLRGLLGHLCEDSGVEPTWPNLPEGVEATRRGEGERQVLFLLNHLQQQVTVPLATDLHDLLSGATLQGQVTLPACGVLVARPQAAVPAGSALPH, encoded by the coding sequence ATGCCTGATCTTGGATTTCAGAAAATTCCCTACGGCGGCGACTGGAATCCTGAGCAGTGGGACCGCGAGGTCTGGCACGAGGACATCCGCCTGTTCCGGGAAGCGGGCATTGACCTGCTGAGCATCAATATCTTTGCCTGGACGAGGCTGCAGCCGGACGAGCAGAGTTTCGACTTCAGCCTGCTGGACGAGCTGTTCACGCTGCTCCACGACAACGGGATGCGGGTGTGCCTGGGCACCGGCACCGCCGCGCACCCCGCCTGGATGGCGACCCGCTACCCGGACATCCTGCGGGTGGACGCTCAGGGCCGCAAACGCAAGTTCGGGAACCGGCACAACGCCTGTCCCAGCAGCCCCACCTACCGGCACTTCGCGCCGCGGCTGGCCGGCGCGCTGGCCGAGCGGTACGGCCAGCACCCGGCGCTGAGCCTGTGGCACATTTCCAACGAGTACAGCGGGGCGTGCTACTGCGAGCGCTGCGAGGTCCGCTTCCGGGCGTGGCTGCGCGCGAAGTACGGCAGTCTGGACGCCCTGAACCACGCCTGGAATGCTCAGTTCTGGAATCAGACCATCAGCGACTGGGACGAGATCGTGGCGCCCAATGTCCTGACCGTGCAGCGAGACGACCGGCATACGTCCCTGCAGGGGCTCTCGCTCGACTACATGCGCTTCAACAGCGACAACCTGCTCGACACCTACCTGCTGGAGGACCGGGCCATCCGCGAGCACCATCCGGAGGCGGTGATCACCACCAACCTGATGGGCGCGTACCGCGTGCTGAACTACCGGGCCTGGGCGCCGCACCTGGACGTGATCGCCTGGGACAGCTACCCCGGCCCGGGCCAGGCCCCGTCGCGCACCGCCATGATGCACAGCCTGATGCGCGGCCTGAAGGGCGGCGCGCCGTTCCTGCTCATGGAGCAGACGCCGAGCCAGACGAACTGGATGCCGTACAACTCGCTCAAGCGTCCGGGCGTGATGCGGCTCCAGAGCTTCCAGGCGGTCGCGCATGGCGCGGACGCGGTGATGTTCTTTCAGATGCGCCGCTCGCCGGGGGCGGGCGAGAAGTTCCACGGGGCCGTCATCGAGCACCATGGGCGCAGCGACACCCGCGTCTTCCGGGAGGTGAGCGCGCTCGGCGCGGAACTGCAGCAGCTTGGGCGCGTGACGCTGGGCACCCGCGTGTGCGCCCGCACCGCCGTGTGGTTCGACTGGGAAAGCTGGTGGGCGAGCGAAAACTCGACGGGACCGAGCGCCGCCCTGGAGTACGTCGAGGAGGTCTGGAAGGTGTACGACGCCCTGCACGCCGCCCACGTCGCGGTGGACGTGGTGGGGCCGGGAAGTGACCTGAGCGGCTACCGGGTCCTGGCCGCGCCGGTGCTGTACCTGCTTCGCCCGGAGGATGTCTCGGCCCTCCATGCCTTCGTGGCGGGCGGCGGGACGCTCCTCACCACCTTCCTGAGCGGCGTGGCGGATCCCAGCGACCGGGTGTTCCCGGGCGGCGCTCCCGGGCCGCTGCGCGACCTGCTTGGACTGTGGGTGGAGGAGATCGATGCCCTGGCGCCAGACGTGCGCAACCGCATCGTGTTGCAAGGGGCGCTGGGCGCGCTGTCGGGCAGCTACAGCTGCAACCTGCTGTTCGACATCGTCCGCGTGGAAGGCGCCGAGGTGATGGCGACGTACGGCGAGGACTTCTACGCGGGCACGCCCGCCCTGACGCGCCATCGGGTCGGGCAGGGCCAGGCGTGGCACCTCGCGTCCAGCGCTGAACCGGCCTTCCTGCGTGGCCTGCTCGGCCACCTGTGCGAGGACAGCGGCGTTGAGCCCACGTGGCCGAACCTGCCGGAGGGCGTGGAAGCCACGCGGCGCGGCGAGGGGGAACGCCAGGTGCTGTTCCTCCTGAATCACCTGCAGCAGCAGGTCACGGTGCCACTCGCCACCGACCTGCACGACCTGCTCAGCGGCGCGACCCTGCAGGGTCAGGTCACCCTCCCGGCCTGCGGCGTGCTGGTCGCCCGGCCGCAGGCCGCCGTTCCGGCCGGGTCAGCGCTTCCCCACTGA
- a CDS encoding uroporphyrinogen-III synthase yields MDWFSGLSVLSLETRRGAEMATLIEKYQGRPTVAPSLREDRQDTSLRLRDFAARVKAAPDRQLLVCMTGIGTRLFLQDLQRSDAEAFSRLKALRILSRGAKPTQALKQFGLQADTVPRPHTWREVHDHLLSGSLRGLDITILEYGEPAPPALVASLAEAGAAVSPVAVYRCAFPDNPEPLRQAVRDTVAGRHQVLLFSSGTQAVHFLRCARDLGLEAELRHALGRMVVASIGPACSEALGELRLPFDLEANPHKMGILVRAAAEHASGLLARKRPAVA; encoded by the coding sequence ATGGATTGGTTCAGCGGACTGAGTGTCCTGTCGCTGGAAACCCGGCGCGGGGCCGAGATGGCCACACTCATCGAGAAGTACCAGGGTCGACCGACCGTCGCCCCCAGCCTGCGCGAGGACCGCCAGGACACCTCGCTGCGGCTGCGCGACTTCGCCGCGCGTGTCAAGGCGGCGCCTGATCGTCAGCTGCTGGTGTGCATGACCGGCATCGGCACCCGGCTGTTTCTGCAGGACCTGCAGCGCTCCGACGCCGAGGCCTTCAGCCGGCTGAAGGCCCTCCGCATCCTGTCGCGCGGGGCCAAGCCCACCCAGGCGCTCAAGCAGTTCGGGCTGCAGGCGGACACGGTGCCGCGCCCGCACACCTGGCGTGAGGTGCACGACCACCTGCTCTCCGGGTCGCTGCGCGGCCTGGACATCACCATCCTGGAATACGGCGAGCCCGCCCCGCCTGCGCTGGTGGCGTCCCTGGCCGAGGCGGGCGCGGCGGTGTCGCCAGTGGCGGTGTACCGCTGCGCCTTCCCCGACAACCCGGAACCGCTGCGGCAGGCGGTGCGTGACACGGTCGCCGGCCGGCATCAGGTGCTGCTGTTCTCCAGCGGCACCCAGGCGGTGCACTTTCTGAGGTGTGCTCGGGACCTCGGCCTGGAAGCGGAGCTGCGCCACGCGCTGGGCCGGATGGTGGTGGCCAGCATCGGTCCCGCCTGCAGCGAGGCGCTGGGCGAACTGCGGCTGCCCTTTGACCTGGAGGCCAATCCGCACAAGATGGGCATCCTGGTGCGCGCGGCGGCCGAGCACGCCTCCGGCCTGCTGGCCCGCAAACGTCCCGCGGTGGCCTGA
- the nirD gene encoding nitrite reductase small subunit NirD — MTQLRSPAAPHHPAHWTVVCRLDDILPGSGVCARVGQDQVAIFRVAGQVFAVSNRDPFTQANVLSRGLTGSYRTQDGERYKVASPLLKHTFDLQSGVCLSDNSVRLSTWAVKIDEGHVWIGSAD; from the coding sequence ATGACTCAACTCCGCTCACCTGCCGCCCCGCACCACCCTGCCCACTGGACCGTGGTCTGTCGCCTGGACGACATCCTGCCGGGCAGCGGCGTGTGCGCCCGGGTCGGGCAGGATCAGGTGGCCATCTTCCGGGTGGCCGGACAGGTGTTCGCGGTGTCGAACCGTGACCCGTTCACCCAGGCCAACGTGCTGTCGCGGGGCCTGACCGGCAGTTACCGCACCCAGGACGGCGAGCGCTACAAGGTGGCCTCGCCGCTGCTCAAGCACACCTTCGACCTGCAGAGCGGGGTGTGCCTGTCAGACAACAGCGTCCGGCTCAGCACCTGGGCCGTCAAGATTGACGAGGGGCACGTATGGATTGGTTCAGCGGACTGA